One stretch of Candidatus Angelobacter sp. DNA includes these proteins:
- a CDS encoding chitobiase/beta-hexosaminidase C-terminal domain-containing protein, translating to MRTPSFAFGKWTNFRVSTLSIRFVILVLFAVLSAPFPATAQISVWTQHNDNARTGQNTNETTLTLANVNTSTFGKLFTYPVDGYVYAQPLYVPSVTVSNKGTHNVLFVATEHDSVYAFDADSANGTNAAPLWQVSFINPASGITTVPSGDVGSGDVVPEIGITSTPVIDTNSHTLYVEVKTKESGVYRHRLHALDIGSGAEKFGGPKLIQARVNGTGDGNDGAGHVPFNDLRQMNRPGLLLLNGVVYIAYASHGDNGPYHGWLLGYDAQTLQQVGVYNTVPNGGLAGIWQGGTGPAADALGNIFFETGNGTFFTNYPSQTTNSLGDSFIRVATTNSSPTNLLVMADYFTPFNQASLNSADTDLGSGGTVILPDSVGSAAHPHLLIGAGKEGRIYLLDRDNMGHFNSANDNQIVQWTSPGTINGSMGAPAYFNRTIYYFGGYGGPLKAFSMTNGQLGNGTTSVTPTAQGTNSWGFTGSSPSISANGTANAIVWALQNDAYASSGPGVLHAYNATNIAREIYNSSQAGVRDRLGGAVKFTVPTVANGKVYVGSESSVSAFGLAGGWTAAPTISPNGGVFTNSATVTISTTTPGATIYYTLDGSTPTSASTLYTNAITITNSGAVKAFATKAGLVDSAVVTATFLNSLVVGKGTGLTGHYWTNTTTPSTNGTPTLTRIDPTVNTNWGNGSPDPSITADHFTVLWTGQVQPQFNETYTFYTTTDDGVRLWVNNQLIINQWIDQGPTEWTGTVNLVAGQRYDIRMAYYENGGGAVAQLSWSSPSTAKAIIPTSQLYPTADVPPTVTMTGPANGTVFTADSAAVLVSANASDSDGSVSKVDFYAGTKLIGTLTNGPYAFTWTKVVPGAYALTAVATDNGGIVATSAPVNITVNAAYSVGYGLTNRPVGTAFLNMPKSAAGAFPLLLSQTGAFADVPTLAHANGLISYTVNTPLWSDGAYKTRWLSVPNDGAPFTQGEQIGFATNGEWTFPAGTVFVKHFELATNDLDQTMKRRLETRLLVRDTNGAVYGVTYKWRPDYSDADLLTTSLSEDIVIQTASGTRTQTWYYPSPQDCLTCHTPAANYVLGVKTRQLNGNLLYPDSGRTDNQLRTLNQLGLFYPPITNEFDITNYPHLVAVTNTGATLVDRARSYIDANCAQCHRPGGTQTTFDARYDTPLTNQNIINGILVKGDLGYDNARVVVPKDVLRSVLYDRMNTVDPLVKMPQLARNVIDTNAVIAMADWINSLPGVPALDPPTINPPGGAGVGSLTVTIQHSDATARLYFTVDGSLPTTNSTLYTGPVTVTNSVTLKAVAFDTGFNNSVAATGTFTIRPPIQLVSASFNGNGQFQVDLQGQAGKTYIFQASTNLIDWVPISTNIAPANLFQFVDPSSTNYPYQFYRALEEP from the coding sequence CGTCCCGAGCGTGACTGTCAGCAACAAGGGCACGCATAACGTCCTCTTCGTCGCGACCGAGCATGACAGCGTTTACGCGTTCGACGCGGACAGCGCCAATGGTACGAATGCCGCGCCTCTCTGGCAGGTCAGCTTCATCAATCCCGCCTCTGGAATAACCACCGTTCCAAGCGGCGACGTGGGATCGGGCGACGTTGTTCCGGAAATCGGCATTACAAGCACGCCCGTCATTGACACGAACAGTCACACCCTTTATGTCGAGGTTAAAACGAAGGAGAGCGGTGTGTATCGTCACCGGCTTCATGCGCTGGACATCGGGAGCGGGGCGGAGAAGTTCGGCGGGCCGAAGTTGATCCAGGCCCGCGTGAACGGCACGGGCGATGGCAACGACGGCGCGGGTCACGTCCCGTTCAACGACCTCCGGCAGATGAACCGTCCGGGATTGCTTCTCCTCAACGGCGTGGTTTACATCGCATACGCCTCGCACGGCGACAACGGGCCGTATCACGGCTGGCTGCTCGGGTACGACGCGCAAACGCTCCAGCAAGTCGGAGTGTATAATACCGTCCCCAATGGTGGACTGGCAGGCATTTGGCAGGGGGGCACCGGACCGGCGGCGGATGCGCTGGGGAACATTTTTTTCGAAACGGGCAACGGGACGTTTTTCACGAACTATCCCAGCCAGACCACCAACAGTCTTGGTGACAGCTTTATTCGAGTGGCCACGACCAATTCTTCGCCGACCAACCTCCTGGTCATGGCCGATTATTTCACACCGTTCAACCAGGCAAGTTTGAATTCGGCCGACACTGACCTCGGCTCCGGCGGGACGGTCATCCTGCCCGACTCCGTCGGCAGCGCGGCGCATCCACACTTGCTGATCGGAGCGGGCAAGGAAGGACGAATCTATCTGCTCGATCGCGATAACATGGGCCATTTCAATTCCGCCAATGACAATCAGATCGTGCAATGGACTTCTCCTGGCACCATCAATGGATCAATGGGCGCCCCGGCTTATTTTAATCGCACCATCTACTATTTTGGGGGTTATGGCGGACCGCTCAAAGCATTCAGCATGACCAACGGACAACTCGGCAACGGCACGACCAGTGTGACGCCCACTGCTCAAGGCACCAACAGTTGGGGGTTTACGGGTTCCTCGCCCAGCATTTCGGCCAACGGCACGGCCAACGCCATCGTCTGGGCTTTGCAGAACGACGCCTACGCCAGCAGCGGTCCGGGCGTTCTGCACGCCTACAATGCGACCAACATCGCGAGAGAAATCTATAACAGCTCCCAGGCGGGAGTGCGCGACCGTCTCGGGGGCGCGGTGAAATTCACCGTGCCGACCGTGGCGAATGGCAAGGTCTATGTCGGCTCGGAATCCAGTGTTTCGGCATTTGGCCTCGCCGGTGGATGGACAGCGGCGCCGACGATTTCACCGAACGGCGGTGTGTTTACCAACTCGGCCACTGTTACAATCTCCACGACGACGCCTGGCGCCACGATTTATTACACGCTCGATGGCTCGACTCCGACGAGTGCCTCGACGCTCTACACCAATGCCATCACGATCACCAATTCGGGCGCGGTAAAGGCCTTTGCCACGAAGGCCGGTCTGGTGGATAGCGCCGTGGTGACGGCCACGTTTCTGAACAGCCTCGTCGTTGGAAAAGGGACGGGACTGACCGGACATTACTGGACCAACACGACAACACCGTCAACCAATGGGACGCCAACCCTGACGCGCATTGATCCGACGGTGAACACCAATTGGGGCAACGGATCGCCGGATCCAAGCATCACCGCGGATCACTTTACCGTTCTCTGGACCGGCCAGGTGCAGCCCCAGTTCAACGAGACCTACACCTTCTATACGACCACCGATGACGGTGTTCGTTTGTGGGTGAACAACCAGCTCATCATCAATCAATGGATTGATCAGGGGCCGACCGAGTGGACCGGCACCGTCAATTTGGTCGCCGGCCAACGCTACGACATCAGGATGGCCTACTACGAAAACGGGGGTGGCGCCGTGGCACAACTATCCTGGAGCAGTCCGTCCACAGCCAAAGCCATCATCCCGACAAGCCAGCTCTATCCTACCGCCGATGTTCCTCCGACGGTCACAATGACCGGTCCGGCTAATGGAACTGTCTTTACCGCCGACTCGGCCGCTGTTCTGGTAAGCGCCAATGCCAGCGATTCGGACGGGAGCGTGTCAAAAGTTGATTTCTACGCCGGCACGAAACTGATCGGCACGTTGACCAACGGTCCTTACGCGTTCACGTGGACCAAGGTTGTTCCGGGTGCTTACGCTCTGACAGCCGTTGCCACCGATAACGGCGGAATTGTCGCCACTTCCGCGCCGGTGAACATTACAGTCAACGCCGCCTACAGCGTTGGATACGGCCTGACCAACCGGCCCGTGGGCACAGCCTTCCTGAACATGCCGAAGTCCGCCGCGGGCGCGTTCCCCTTGCTGTTGTCGCAAACCGGGGCGTTCGCGGACGTGCCGACGCTTGCGCACGCGAACGGGCTGATCTCCTACACGGTCAACACTCCGTTATGGTCGGACGGCGCGTATAAGACACGGTGGTTGTCAGTGCCGAACGACGGCGCGCCATTCACGCAAGGCGAACAAATCGGATTCGCGACCAATGGTGAATGGACGTTCCCGGCGGGCACGGTTTTTGTGAAGCACTTTGAACTGGCCACCAACGATCTCGACCAGACCATGAAGCGGCGACTCGAAACGCGCCTGCTCGTGCGCGACACCAATGGCGCTGTTTACGGCGTCACTTACAAATGGCGGCCGGACTACAGCGACGCCGACCTGCTCACCACCAGCCTGAGTGAGGACATCGTCATCCAAACCGCCAGCGGCACACGTACACAGACCTGGTATTATCCTAGCCCGCAAGACTGTCTCACCTGCCACACCCCGGCGGCCAACTACGTGTTGGGCGTGAAGACGCGTCAGTTGAATGGAAACCTCCTGTATCCGGATTCGGGCCGCACCGACAACCAGCTTCGAACGCTCAATCAGCTCGGCCTCTTCTACCCGCCGATCACGAACGAGTTTGATATCACGAACTATCCACACCTCGTCGCGGTGACGAATACCGGCGCGACACTGGTTGATCGCGCCCGCTCCTATATCGATGCCAACTGCGCCCAGTGCCATCGGCCCGGCGGCACTCAGACCACGTTCGATGCGCGCTACGACACACCTTTGACAAACCAGAACATCATCAACGGCATTCTGGTGAAAGGCGACCTCGGCTACGACAATGCGCGCGTCGTCGTGCCCAAAGACGTTTTGCGCTCCGTGCTTTACGATCGCATGAACACCGTCGATCCGCTGGTCAAAATGCCGCAACTGGCAAGGAATGTCATCGATACCAACGCGGTGATTGCCATGGCGGACTGGATCAACAGTTTGCCGGGCGTGCCCGCGCTTGACCCGCCGACGATCAATCCGCCCGGTGGCGCGGGCGTCGGGTCCCTGACCGTCACGATTCAACACAGCGATGCAACAGCCAGATTGTATTTTACAGTGGATGGCTCGCTGCCCACGACCAACTCGACGCTTTACACCGGACCCGTCACGGTGACGAACAGTGTGACCTTGAAAGCCGTGGCGTTCGACACCGGGTTCAATAACAGCGTCGCGGCGACGGGGACGTTTACGATCCGGCCACCGATACAGCTCGTTTCCGCGTCGTTCAACGGCAATGGGCAGTTTCAGGTGGATTTGCAGGGTCAGGCTGGCAAAACATACATCTTCCAGGCGTCCACCAACCTGATCGACTGGGTGCCGATCAGCACGAATATCGCTCCGGCCAATCTGTTCCAATTCGTTGATCCGTCATCCACGAACTATCCGTACCAGTTCTACCGCGCACTTGAGGAGCCGTAG
- a CDS encoding fused MFS/spermidine synthase, protein MHLRPRAVSALVAGCVFASGAAGLAYEIVFARYLGLFLGHDGYAVVAVLVAFMGGLAIGNSWFGGKVDQRPDKALRFYAWLEIGIGLYALGFPAVHFTSKQLFLRLAGAWQPGGLMLIVLKFIFATLTILPPAILMGGTLPAVVRFATRSLSELRGRVASLYFTNSLGAVFGCLASDFWWIPDFGLPATLRAGAVVNLLVGILALSLSRAVSTRKERASGPSAAAAEESVSPAQTRLVMTGIAISGFAAMLYEVAWTRLLALTLGSTTHAFSLMLAAFIAGIAAGAWAIARWRVLRRSLAAFAQVEIVLGVVVFISLPLYSHLPYAFAKSAAWLASDSGAYPLYASLQGVLCFAVMFMPALLLGATLPLASRAAATDTAGAGKTVGRVFALNTLGAVVGTISTGLWLMPTLGLASTFGVGIAANLAAGAIICRGTMPSIKSWLIPAAAVFLFGVPWICGRAFDSEWQRVFTLGLWRQPRSIASLAEFKSVVRENNLKFYRDGVVATVSVNAWTEGGTEQLNLRVNGKPDASTAGDMPTQLLLGHLPMLLRPQSEHVLVVGLGSGVTCGAVARHASVKQVDAVEISPDVVAAARLFSAYNHQVLEDPRLRLTVDDARSFLQTTDQTYDAIISEPSNPWIAGVAGLFTREFFESCRARLRSDGLMAQWIHLYDNNQAALEVVMRTFSSVFPNVAVWQSEELDLILVGSARPWKADLTSLLARFDEADVRADLARARINRPAVLLSREIISQSYGRFLAAPAGPVQTDLKPVLEYLAQRAFFAHENAAQWLQLDENLSTHADTLLAEYLRSHPLTVEDYRAFAEFYFAYHLPAPELLRSLCLRWQEDPAAQGALIELLPRLPPLGTTPELEALRFTALRENLLARADKDPGLLRHYAKLLLQVYRSQRSVFYFPRATELQTVLERLLTADPANLPSYQLQLAELAWDRGDTEGCIRLSRKALSADNRSSSENDAAFARFAEALLLTGRRDEALESCRRGRDAGHGGPRLEMVARRVAASEASPRR, encoded by the coding sequence ATGCATCTCCGCCCCCGCGCCGTTTCCGCGTTAGTCGCCGGCTGCGTCTTTGCGTCGGGAGCCGCGGGACTCGCTTACGAAATAGTTTTCGCGCGGTATCTCGGGCTTTTTCTCGGTCACGACGGCTACGCGGTGGTGGCCGTGCTGGTCGCGTTCATGGGCGGGTTGGCCATCGGCAACTCCTGGTTCGGCGGCAAAGTGGATCAACGTCCGGACAAGGCCCTCCGATTTTACGCGTGGCTGGAAATCGGAATTGGTCTCTATGCGCTCGGCTTTCCCGCGGTTCATTTCACATCGAAACAACTGTTTCTCCGGCTTGCTGGCGCGTGGCAACCCGGTGGCCTCATGTTGATTGTCCTCAAATTCATCTTCGCGACGCTGACGATTCTACCCCCGGCCATTCTTATGGGGGGAACACTGCCCGCCGTCGTGCGTTTCGCCACACGCTCGCTGTCAGAACTGCGCGGGAGGGTCGCTTCACTTTATTTTACCAACAGTCTCGGCGCGGTCTTTGGCTGTCTGGCGTCCGACTTCTGGTGGATTCCCGATTTCGGCTTGCCGGCAACCCTCCGGGCCGGCGCCGTGGTGAATTTGCTGGTCGGCATTCTCGCGTTGTCTTTGAGCCGTGCAGTCTCGACCAGGAAAGAACGTGCCTCCGGGCCGTCTGCCGCGGCGGCGGAAGAATCCGTGTCGCCCGCTCAAACAAGACTGGTGATGACCGGCATCGCCATCTCCGGTTTCGCGGCGATGCTTTACGAAGTGGCGTGGACCCGGTTATTGGCGCTGACGCTTGGCTCGACCACGCATGCGTTTTCACTGATGCTGGCCGCATTCATCGCCGGCATTGCGGCGGGCGCGTGGGCCATCGCGCGATGGCGTGTGCTGCGACGAAGTCTCGCAGCGTTCGCGCAAGTGGAAATCGTTCTGGGGGTGGTCGTGTTCATTTCGCTTCCGTTGTATTCGCACCTCCCTTACGCGTTCGCAAAGTCCGCCGCCTGGCTTGCCTCTGATTCGGGGGCTTACCCGCTTTACGCCAGTTTGCAAGGCGTCCTCTGCTTCGCGGTCATGTTCATGCCCGCGCTGCTGCTCGGTGCGACACTGCCGTTGGCGAGCCGCGCGGCGGCCACGGACACCGCCGGCGCAGGTAAAACCGTTGGGCGGGTCTTTGCCCTGAATACGCTCGGCGCGGTCGTCGGAACCATCTCCACAGGTTTATGGCTGATGCCGACGCTCGGGCTTGCCAGCACGTTTGGAGTCGGCATTGCGGCCAATCTGGCGGCTGGCGCGATCATCTGCCGCGGCACGATGCCTTCGATCAAGAGCTGGCTCATCCCCGCGGCGGCGGTGTTTTTGTTTGGCGTTCCCTGGATTTGTGGCAGGGCCTTTGACTCCGAATGGCAGCGCGTGTTCACGCTCGGATTGTGGCGACAACCCCGCTCGATCGCTTCGCTGGCGGAGTTCAAAAGTGTCGTCCGGGAAAACAATTTGAAATTCTATCGCGACGGTGTGGTCGCGACGGTCAGCGTCAACGCGTGGACCGAAGGCGGAACGGAACAGCTGAACCTGCGCGTCAATGGAAAGCCGGACGCGAGCACCGCCGGCGACATGCCCACGCAACTTTTGCTCGGTCACTTGCCGATGCTGCTGCGCCCGCAATCGGAGCACGTGCTGGTCGTTGGCCTCGGCAGCGGCGTCACTTGCGGCGCGGTGGCGCGCCATGCTTCGGTTAAACAAGTGGACGCGGTGGAAATTTCGCCCGACGTAGTTGCAGCAGCGCGACTGTTTTCGGCCTACAACCATCAGGTGCTGGAAGACCCGCGGTTGCGACTGACCGTTGACGACGCGCGCTCGTTTCTGCAAACGACGGACCAAACATACGACGCGATCATCAGCGAGCCGTCCAATCCGTGGATCGCCGGCGTCGCCGGACTCTTCACACGCGAGTTTTTTGAGAGCTGCCGCGCCCGGCTCCGCTCCGATGGTCTGATGGCTCAATGGATCCACCTGTACGACAACAACCAGGCGGCACTCGAAGTGGTGATGCGGACGTTTTCATCCGTCTTTCCAAACGTGGCGGTGTGGCAAAGCGAGGAACTCGATCTGATTCTCGTCGGCTCAGCCCGGCCCTGGAAAGCGGATCTGACCTCGTTGCTCGCTCGATTCGACGAAGCGGACGTCCGTGCCGACCTTGCCCGCGCGCGCATCAACCGGCCCGCTGTTCTGCTCAGCCGGGAGATTATTTCGCAATCGTACGGCCGGTTTCTCGCCGCGCCGGCCGGTCCGGTACAAACGGATTTGAAGCCTGTTCTGGAGTATCTGGCGCAACGGGCTTTCTTTGCTCATGAGAACGCGGCGCAATGGCTGCAACTGGACGAAAACCTTTCAACGCATGCGGACACGCTTCTCGCCGAATATTTGCGGAGCCACCCGCTGACCGTGGAAGACTATCGCGCGTTCGCGGAATTCTATTTCGCCTATCACCTGCCCGCGCCTGAACTTTTGCGCAGCCTCTGTCTTCGCTGGCAGGAAGACCCGGCCGCGCAGGGCGCACTGATCGAACTGCTGCCGCGTTTGCCGCCGCTGGGCACGACACCGGAACTCGAAGCGCTGAGGTTTACGGCGTTGCGCGAAAACCTGCTCGCACGCGCGGACAAAGACCCCGGGCTGCTGCGCCATTACGCGAAACTTCTGCTTCAAGTTTATCGCTCGCAGCGCTCCGTTTTTTATTTTCCCCGGGCCACGGAACTGCAAACCGTCCTGGAACGACTGCTCACTGCGGACCCGGCCAACCTGCCATCCTACCAACTCCAACTCGCGGAACTCGCCTGGGATCGTGGCGACACGGAGGGCTGCATTCGCCTGAGCCGCAAGGCGCTGAGTGCCGACAATCGTTCATCGTCGGAAAACGACGCGGCTTTCGCGCGCTTCGCTGAGGCGCTTCTGTTGACGGGGCGGCGCGACGAAGCGCTGGAATCGTGCCGCCGCGGGCGCGACGCGGGCCATGGTGGTCCGCGCCTGGAAATGGTTGCGCGCAGGGTCGCGGCGTCTGAAGCGAGCCCCCGCCGTTGA